The genomic window GATCTATTCGTAAAGCGTTAGTTGGTGCACTTCTCAAAATCTGCAATAACAGCCCTCCCTGCCAATCATGCGGTTGACTGGACAGTAACAAGACAAAACGTAACAGAACCAACTCACCTCACTGAAAACTCCATACTCCTCACTCGGCACCTTACCACCCTCCATTGCCTTCCAAACCAAGTCATAACTACCCTCCATCAACCATCTCTCCAACTTAATTGGATATCCCAAATATTTATCTTCCTCAACCCTCTTTCCGCCATCCTCCCTCAGCTCCAACCCCTCCAATTCCGTGTGAAAGCCCGCATAATCTCCCTGtgtcaacaacaacaaaagatATAATCCTGTaatcttgttcttctctCCCGAACTCTTGGCGCTAAATTTGTCGTCTGGAAGCTCGTAGTATGGAGTTAATTGATGAACATAACGTGTGAAACCAGCTGGGTCCTTTGCCCGGATGGAAACTAGAGCACCGGTTTCGAAGACTTCGCGAGCAAGAGATAATATGGAgggtgatgttgatgcttGTGGAGTCAAGGCATTTAATTTGAGAAGTGTGAGTTTGGCTTTGGAGAGGAGTGATGAGCTCTCTTGGTAGGATGTTGATGGggatttgagtttttggaTAATTGTCTGAAGGTCGCGTTCTGACATCTTGATTGTTCAGGTAGTAGGTTTGGTTATTCCGTGGGAAGACTTGGAGAGAAAGTGGGTTGTTTGAGTGATAGGGCGAAGAAGTTGGTATAATTGTAATTCGAAGCTTTTGGAGATGGCAAGGTAGCTATGGAGCCGCGTTGATGGAAGCAACCTTGAGACGCTTAGTCATGTTTTATAACCTGAGGCTGGTCAAAGCTCACTCTGAAATCATCGTCTTATTGGTTTCCGTTTTTGGGTTATGTGTAACTTCAGCTCATGCAATTATTGGATGGGTGTCACATCCACCTGGACATCTATTCTCttctgttgcatatctggTTTATTTTGTTTACTCGTGAATACAAGCCAATCAGCATCAATGAATCACTCACAAGCACTCACTCACAATCAGAAcactcatcacatcataaTCTACAATCTCTCATtgccattctttcttcctaTCATTCAAAACCATTCTAGTATGTATGCAGTATTTGCAATGATCTTTTGCCTCTTACTATGATCATATTACCTCGTAAAAGAACTCCCCGCTGCCCAAATGAAGTAAAACGCAAAGCAAGCCCCCATGTTTCCCAAATTTCCGTCGTTACCCATTATGCAGAATCGCAGAGAGAGCGAATGAACTTTGAAATCAACTCCAGTTGCATTATAAGAAACCCCAAGGTCAAACTCTCTATGATACAATCGTAATATGTTCGGAGATATGTGTGCAAGTAAATCGGATGTTGAGCGCTGGTGTGTAGATGTGAATCGAATAACCAAGGGTACAAGAGAAGTGAAGATCGCAATTCGATTTATGTATCAAGAAGTCCGGAAGATCCAATAGTTAAGCGACATGGCGAATTCAACCCAAAAATTGACGGTCAAAATCATTGTCCGCCAAACATTCCATCAATACCACTGCCGTTAGTCTTGCTTGTTGGAATGGTACGACCACCACCAATAGCGGCTAGATTTGAGCTTTTGTCACTTCCTGTAATATTCCAAGGACTGCTTTTCTTCTGACTTCTTTCGTCATCATCCATACCTTCCATGTTAAAGACAAAATCACCCTGCTCCTCGTCGATAGGTGTTGTAAATCTGCCACTGCCGCCAATACTACTTGAGCTAGTTTGTCTATCAGCTGCAAAAGCCGATCGTGTTGAACTTGTGGGAGTAGTTGTAGTACGCGCAGATGATGAAAGAAGGCTGGATCCGCTACCAATAGGTTCAGTTCCGGAAAGACGAGTTCTTTGAAGTTGCTGAGAAATCATAGAAAGAGGGTTATGGCGAGGAGGAGACGCGATATATGAAGATGCATCACCAGATGTGTTAGGTCGAGCGATTGCTCTAGAGCCAGGACTTGCCCCTTCATGAAGAAGGGAGTTACGAAGAGGAGAGCCAACATGTCCAAATACTGACGCCCGAgaaatctcttcttccttgggTTTTGATTGAAAGTAAGCATTCCACCGAGAAGGACTTCCATTTGATGGAGAGCCAAATTTTGTCGGGGTATCATTGCTTGGGGTGTAAGATGTAGATCTTATCTCATCGTAGAATCCTCGAGATGGCTTGGATTCGTCATACGCGGCCCGAGAATTTCTTCGAGCTTTCTCTGCTGGTGTCATAAGATCATTAAGAGATTCTGGTAgcaaatcttcttcaaagttAAAAGCCTCACCCCAATCTTGCTCCTCGCGTCCCTTGGGAAGACTTGCTGATATCATCTTGGGTTTGGTCGATCGTTGAGAATGCATGGTGCGCTTGCCAAAGTATTCTTCGGATGGTGGAGATGATGCAACCCCATGGAATCGATCTCTGGTATCATCTCCGAATGCAGAGCTGTGTAGGTTTCTCAAGGCATCCGATGGCTTTCCCCCGCCGACTGATGACGGTGGAGGGGAATCGATGCCGAAGGTCGTAGGAACTGAGGACGCTATTTTTCCATGTCTTGCAATCCACGAAACACCATTGCTATCAAACGAAGCTGGCAAAGGAGCATCCAACACACTCAACCCCTTCGCGGCAACTGGCGAAAGTCCTCCACCAAATCGATCCATTATATCATCTCGGGGCGATCCATAGTTTGATCCGGGATGCGACGCATAACTCGCTTCGATCGTGGGGATGCCGATATCAATACCTTGTTGTCTGCCGATCATGGGAACAAATCCATCCTCTTGTATTGCGAAAGGGGAGTAAGGTTGACCATATGGTGAAGGTGGTACACCTTGAGCTCGAGCAAAGGAAGTGGTCAAGGCCGAGCCTTGTCCATGATATGGATCTGGGTTTATTCGACCTCCAATATTGAGTCCCGGAGCCATCGGAGGCATATTCTTATTGTAATTGATTCGTCTTCCATCGGGGAGAACGTGGATGTTTGCGCATTTAGGTCCGAACTTGCAGTTGCCCTTCGCAGCACATTAGCATCCTCATTTGACTTTGTGCACAGAATGCAATACCTTTGAGAAATATTTGCAGACGTTATCCGTTGTGCTAGCTAGATCGTGACTAAAAGGACAAGCTTGCCCAGCTATAGATTGCCTGTTAGTCCAAGGCTCCTGTGATATGATGTGCTTCAGGATATATGACATACCTTGACAAGTACCCTAACGATTCCCAACCATCAGCAACTCGATCATTTCTAGTAGATTAGAAGCTTGAACTTTACTCACTTGTCTAAAGAATTTACACGGAACATGGCCGGTATCTATGCAAAGCGGCATTAGTAACTTGGCCATTACCAACAACTCCCCCGAAGCTTTCGATTCTTACTTTGTCTCGTCGGAGGACTTCTTGCAACGCCATCCGCTCGAGCAGAACCACCATTGATAGGACCCGATTGACCATTTGGAATATTTAAGCTACCTGTGCTCATATGACGAggatattgattgttggagCTGCTTCCATTTCGCATATGTTGCGGCTGCGGCGGTTGTGGCGCTCCGTTGCCCAACATTGTATCCATGCCCGAAATGTTTTTGGATGGGAATGAAGATCAGCAAAATGGACGGGAGATATGATTGGAAATTTTTAAGTTGTTGttggaaagaagatggatgcGGTCGGCGGGGTACAAGACAAGGTGAGGTgaatggtggatggtgggggGGAATTATTGCTCGAGGGTCGTGTGTGGTGAAGAAGAAcgagaagaaggatggagGTGAAGTTAAGAGTAGATTGGCTGATATTAGCGTAACTGGTTTGGATTTCTCTCTATCTTAGCTCggggagaaaaaaagaggcGAGAGGATCAGGAAAGGTTTATCagcggaagaagaagaagtaaagTAGTCAAGTAGTCAAGTAGTCAAGTAGTTATAAAGCACGTGGTAGTGAGTAATAGTAGTAAGTAATAAGTAAGCAAGGTCCTGATGCTCTACTTCTCGAATTCTTTCGAGTCCCTGTCTTGTTTTGTGCAGTGTTGCGTGGTGTTGTCTGGATGTTGACGAAATACTAGTTTGTGTTGTTGGTAGATACTTTATCTTCATAGAGAGACGGAGAGACGGAGAGAcggagagatagagagatacCAAATCGATAAGTGATACCCGGGTACGACTAGAtgtgatataatatgaaCGGAATATACAATAATGCGTGCAGAGGAGACCGAGCATGAGGCAAGGCAAGTATGAGGCAAAGATGGCTGTGCAACGCAGAAAGGCTGTACAATGCCAGTCACTGGTGAGTgttcaatcaatccatctcaaGTCTCGAGGCTAAAACAACTGCCGACTTCCACCTTCTAGCTTTTAACTTCCGGGGGAAAAAACAAAGCCTTGTGGTAAAGTTAATAGAATGGCAGTGAGTGAAACCTTGAAGCCCCGGATCGATGTTTTCTTATTGTTCTCGAATCTCGATTGTCCTGGCCAACAAAGAGGGCAGTTTCGACAACTGTGCTTGGGTGTGGTCGTGCGTTTAGGTGCCGTGTAAAaagggtggtggtggtgatggtggcACGCCGTCCGTATCCCCAGCATGGAGTGTGTGGTATGTATCTAGACTGACTAGCAAAGTGCATGTGCGAGGCAAGGAGACTCGAAGAAGACGTCCAGGAGGTGTGCAAGAGATGTCAGACCGCTTGTTGGTGAAGTTTCCTGAAAACTCCCAGTGCGAACTATCAGGATAAGGTTCAACGATTGATGGGCATAGCGCAATAGATATTCACTCATTGACCCCCGTCCGCCCGACAGTTGCGCAAGAATATACTTTCGAGTGtttgaggaggagaggaggaggaggaggatggggGTACAGTTTGATAACCGAGGATCTGGGTCTGGGCCTTTCTTGGTTTCTTTTGCTCTCTccaagaggaagaaggtcACATTGTAGAGAGATAAGTTGGGCGGCTTTAATTTTTCCAGCACCAGCTCTGGTCCATAGAGAGgaatgatttataataacaaCCAAGATCCTCATAACTAACGATTCTATCCGACTTGATCATTGGACAGAGAGAGAATGATGATTCAAATCAAAGGTCCCGGGTGGCGACGTCTACGGTCTACCTGCCTACTTTCGTACACACTTCATCGACCATCTCACCGTCCCAAACAAGGAATCCGGTGTCTAAAAGCgcttcaacaacaaaacaatagTCAGTCTCACTTAATTTCCCAATTGACATTGATCCAACACACCACAACACACCAAGTCTATCGAGGTAGACAGGTACTTGTACGAGTGATGAAATCCGAACCCGTGACTTCTAATCTCCAGCACCAgtatcatcatatcataccacCCAACCACCTCTTCAACTAATGCTCCAAAATATGAATCAATTCTGTTCAATTATTACCAGGGAGGTATATACTACCTACATAGATCCTAGGTATATATCcattccatctatccatGAATTCACCATCCATGATTCCTCACCCAAAAGTCTCTTGTCAGCTGCCAACCcccaagcaagcaagtaaGTACTAGGTAAGTGCCCTTTCAAAAATGCATACCTCACCATTATGTCGCAAGCCGATCAAGCATGCAGAAGCGATCCAGTTCTATCTTCATCAGGTAAGACATACATGGGCACCATACAAGAATAGAAAGATCGAACCAAATTCCCACCAAACCGGACACCCAGGAGACGAGCCATTGCGACGACAGGTCAGAATCTCCGAGCCGCTGATAGCGCAGTGGGTGTGATGTTTCAGAATGGCCATACGGATACGAAACCACcccatcatatcattccatccatcacccatcacaaATCTCCCATTCCCATAAATTCCCATCATGGGAATTGAGTTGAGGGTTCGTGACTGACCAATGATTCATACGACTGTTCCATTTCCGGAATGCATTTGCATGTTTCTCCTGTTTGCTGGTCTGCACGCCTGAAAGCATGCCCTCCTGTAcagaatacatacatatctgCATAACCATACAAACGAGAGAGCCTTAAGAACTATGCAAATACCgatgaaatttcaatatcatcgTATCcgagtacctacctagtgACATCATTCAATCgcattcaatcattcattccaaaAACCAAGAATGGCGGGAAGTATCAGATGATATAAATTCGACCCAAACTCTATCTATTTAAACGAGCTCGATTTCTCCGAAGCGATATcgatatgtatgtatacctAACTAGAGAGAGAGTAGTCATTCACCATGtatttctttccaatatacatacatacatacatacacacctAATAAATATCCAAACAAGCAAAAATCCCAGCCTCAAACCACAGATTACACTATCAAGAATCTTGATGATCAAATATGCACATATGTCATGAAATCATCAGCCACATCTTTTCCATCAACCTCGTTCTCacctcattcattcattcacccaTTCATCTTTTGGTTTCCGCACTAACTTTATATCGATATTCGGATGATTCtgcttattatatattgtatattatgtatgatgtatCATTTATATAACTATCCCTCTTAATTAACTTATCTgaacaataaaaataaaaataacaacaacCGCACAAAGCATCTCATTCCCAAATTCAAACTCCCAGAAACTAAGGG from Botrytis cinerea B05.10 chromosome 15, complete sequence includes these protein-coding regions:
- the Bclee1 gene encoding Bclee1: MDTMLGNGAPQPPQPQHMRNGSSSNNQYPRHMSTGSLNIPNGQSGPINGGSARADGVARSPPTRQNTGHVPCKFFRQGTCQAGQACPFSHDLASTTDNVCKYFSKGNCKFGPKCANIHVLPDGRRINYNKNMPPMAPGLNIGGRINPDPYHGQGSALTTSFARAQGVPPSPYGQPYSPFAIQEDGFVPMIGRQQGIDIGIPTIEASYASHPGSNYGSPRDDIMDRFGGGLSPVAAKGLSVLDAPLPASFDSNGVSWIARHGKIASSVPTTFGIDSPPPSSVGGGKPSDALRNLHSSAFGDDTRDRFHGVASSPPSEEYFGKRTMHSQRSTKPKMISASLPKGREEQDWGEAFNFEEDLLPESLNDLMTPAEKARRNSRAAYDESKPSRGFYDEIRSTSYTPSNDTPTKFGSPSNGSPSRWNAYFQSKPKEEEISRASVFGHVGSPLRNSLLHEGASPGSRAIARPNTSGDASSYIASPPRHNPLSMISQQLQRTRLSGTEPIGSGSSLLSSSARTTTTPTSSTRSAFAADRQTSSSSIGGSGRFTTPIDEEQGDFVFNMEGMDDDERSQKKSSPWNITGSDKSSNLAAIGGGRTIPTSKTNGSGIDGMFGGQ
- the Bcrpn12 gene encoding Bcrpn12, which translates into the protein MSERDLQTIIQKLKSPSTSYQESSSLLSKAKLTLLKLNALTPQASTSPSILSLAREVFETGALVSIRAKDPAGFTRYVHQLTPYYELPDDKFSAKSSGEKNKITGLYLLLLLTQGDYAGFHTELEGLELREDGGKRVEEDKYLGYPIKLERWLMEGSYDLVWKAMEGGKVPSEEYGVFSEILVNQIRSEIASSSETAYPSLPISSTKNLLFLPSEGAVVQFAQHRGWLIEDGRIYFPNQKLKNGVNVDAGEVAEEKEVSMTAIENTLGYARELETIV